Proteins co-encoded in one Candidatus Thiodictyon syntrophicum genomic window:
- a CDS encoding sulfotransferase produces the protein MTAPKTVYLLAGLPRSGSTLLANILAQTPRFHVTPTSGILDMLVQVRNAWDRNDSLRAMDRAQSLRAKEDVLRAMLQGWFARVEQPVCLDKNRYWAEFLEMATTLVGGRDRVRVLMTVRDLRDILASFERLYRSTSSLGQVPLEGNNLVKSKTALGRLEMWIDDAQPVGRAYNAVRDAVTRGWKDCLHFVEYDALTREPAVVLAGIYRFLGEAPHDHDFQQVEQVTFEDDLEYGFRDLHPIRARVAPQPPQWPRVYDDAVSQSGPWRTVESVAQFWKLYQEPGRGLPAALGRPAGSA, from the coding sequence ATGACCGCTCCCAAGACCGTCTATTTGCTCGCCGGCCTGCCCCGCAGCGGCTCCACCCTGCTGGCCAACATCCTGGCCCAGACCCCGCGCTTTCACGTCACCCCCACCTCCGGCATCCTCGACATGCTGGTGCAGGTGCGCAACGCCTGGGACCGTAACGACTCGCTGCGGGCCATGGACCGGGCGCAGAGCCTGCGGGCCAAGGAGGACGTGCTGCGGGCCATGCTCCAGGGCTGGTTCGCACGGGTGGAGCAGCCGGTGTGCCTGGACAAGAACCGCTACTGGGCGGAGTTCCTGGAGATGGCCACGACCCTCGTGGGGGGGCGCGACCGGGTCCGGGTGCTGATGACGGTACGGGATCTGCGCGACATACTGGCCTCCTTCGAGCGGCTGTATCGCAGCACCTCGTCGCTCGGCCAGGTGCCGCTGGAGGGCAACAACCTGGTGAAGTCCAAGACCGCCCTGGGTCGGCTGGAGATGTGGATCGACGACGCCCAGCCGGTGGGGCGCGCCTACAACGCGGTGCGCGACGCGGTGACCCGGGGCTGGAAGGACTGTCTGCACTTCGTCGAGTATGACGCCCTGACCCGGGAGCCGGCAGTGGTGCTGGCGGGCATCTACCGCTTCCTGGGGGAGGCGCCCCATGACCACGACTTCCAGCAGGTCGAGCAGGTCACCTTCGAGGACGACCTGGAGTACGGCTTCCGCGACCTGCACCCCATCCGCGCCCGGGTCGCGCCGCAGCCCCCGCAGTGGCCGCGGGTCTACGACGACGCCGTGTCCCAGAGCGGCCCCTGGCGCACCGTCGAATCCGTGGCCCAGTTCTGGAAGCTCTACCAGGAACCCGGCCGAGGACTCCCGGCGGCACTGGGCCGACCGGCCGGGAGCGCCTGA